A stretch of DNA from Cloacibacillus sp.:
TATAATCTATTCAATCGGTTGCACAAGGGGTGTTCCCATGAAAGTTACCATGCAGGATGTCGCGAATCAGGCGGGTGTGGACAAGGCCACGGTGAGCCGCGTACTCCGCGGCGACCACCGGATATCGGAAAAGACAAAGATAAAGGTGATGGAGAGCGTACGCGCCCTCAACTATAAACTGGACCGCAACGCAAGAAACCTCTCAACAAACACCAGCGGACTTATCGGCGTGGTGATGCGCGACCTCAACAGGTCGTGGCTCGGGGCCTTTCTCGCGGGTATTGACCGCGCCTTTGCGAACTCGGAATATGAGATACTTCTAAAATCCACGGAGGGCAACGCGATGCGCGCCCGGCGTGAGCTAAGTACCCTTGATGGACGGCACGTGGAGGGCTTAATCTGGTGCGATGCGGAGAACTTTCCGCCCGAGCCGCGCATGCCGGCGGTCTGTCTCGGCTTTACGGCGCCCGGCGCTTATTCGGTGACGATGGAAAACGCGGAGGACGCGCCCACCTTTGAGACCGGCGTGCTCGTCGGCAGGATGATGCTCAAAATAGTCACCGGCAAGCCCCTTCCCGGCAGGGACATAAGGGTCATGCGGCCATTGGAACAGACGGCGGATTAACGGAAATAACGCCGGTTTATGCCGTTACCGCTCATTACAGGAAGGTCGTGGCAACGACATTGAACGGAATTAAAAAAATTTTATGTTTTTTAGCTTTACTGACGGCATTGGCCTCTCCGAGGGGCGCAAGCGCCGATGAGAGGATAGATATAGACAATATACGCGGGCCGAAGATAGAGGAGCTCGCGATGCTGATAATCTCCAACCCCGACGCGCAGATAATGGCCGCCGAGGCAGGAGAGCTCGATA
This window harbors:
- a CDS encoding LacI family DNA-binding transcriptional regulator; this encodes MKVTMQDVANQAGVDKATVSRVLRGDHRISEKTKIKVMESVRALNYKLDRNARNLSTNTSGLIGVVMRDLNRSWLGAFLAGIDRAFANSEYEILLKSTEGNAMRARRELSTLDGRHVEGLIWCDAENFPPEPRMPAVCLGFTAPGAYSVTMENAEDAPTFETGVLVGRMMLKIVTGKPLPGRDIRVMRPLEQTAD